One genomic segment of Polyangia bacterium includes these proteins:
- the moaC gene encoding cyclic pyranopterin monophosphate synthase MoaC, with product MPPRPRLSHVDGRGQARMVDVGEKPETARAATASAEVKMKPATLALIKSATGAKNKGDVLATARIAAFAAVKRTADLIPLCHPVRVVGTDVELTVDSALPGVRIAVSVRAYDRTGVEMEAMVGAAAAALTVYDMVKGAERGVEIRAVRLEEKRGGRSGLWRRR from the coding sequence ATGCCGCCGCGCCCGCGCCTTTCGCACGTGGACGGGCGCGGCCAGGCCCGCATGGTCGACGTGGGCGAGAAACCGGAGACCGCCCGGGCAGCGACGGCCAGCGCGGAGGTGAAGATGAAACCAGCGACGCTGGCGCTCATCAAAAGCGCCACCGGCGCCAAGAACAAAGGCGACGTGCTGGCCACGGCGCGCATCGCCGCCTTCGCCGCGGTCAAACGCACGGCGGACCTGATCCCGCTTTGCCATCCGGTGCGGGTGGTGGGAACGGACGTGGAATTGACGGTGGATTCAGCGCTGCCCGGCGTGCGCATCGCCGTCAGCGTGCGCGCCTATGATCGCACCGGCGTCGAGATGGAGGCGATGGTGGGAGCGGCGGCGGCGGCGCTGACGGTTTATGACATGGTCAAGGGCGCGGAGCGCGGCGTGGAGATCCGCGCCGTGCGCCTGGAAGAAAAACGCGGCGGGCGCAGCGGATTGTGGCGGCGCCGGTGA
- the trxB gene encoding thioredoxin-disulfide reductase yields the protein MSSVEHAKIAIIGSGPAGYTAAIYAARANLEPILFEGGGAFVEPLTIPGGQLMITTEVENYPGFPKGVQGPELMELFKAQAERFGTRVRTADVTAVELGSRPFHIKATDGDVSAEAVIIATGASAKWLGIPSEKKFQNYGLSACATCDGALFRGRPLAVIGGGDTAMEEATFLTRFATKVMVLHRRDEFRASKIMLERARRNPKIEFHTNVIVEEILGELPKPGVTGVRLRDARSGETRVLPVGGVFVAIGHQPNSQLFTGVLDMDAAGYLLTQAGSSATKIPGVFACGDVADHVYRQAITAAGTGCMAAIDAERFLAH from the coding sequence ATGTCCTCTGTCGAGCACGCCAAGATTGCCATCATCGGTTCGGGACCAGCCGGGTACACGGCGGCGATCTACGCCGCCCGCGCCAACCTGGAGCCAATCCTGTTTGAAGGCGGCGGCGCCTTCGTCGAACCGCTGACCATCCCCGGCGGCCAGTTGATGATCACCACCGAGGTGGAAAATTATCCCGGCTTCCCCAAGGGCGTGCAGGGCCCCGAGTTGATGGAGCTGTTCAAGGCCCAGGCGGAACGGTTTGGCACCCGCGTCCGCACCGCCGACGTCACGGCCGTCGAGCTCGGCAGCCGGCCGTTCCACATCAAGGCCACCGACGGCGACGTCTCGGCCGAAGCGGTCATCATCGCCACCGGCGCATCGGCCAAATGGCTGGGGATCCCGTCGGAGAAAAAATTTCAGAATTATGGTTTGTCGGCGTGCGCGACCTGCGACGGGGCGCTGTTCCGGGGGCGGCCGCTGGCGGTGATCGGCGGCGGCGACACGGCGATGGAAGAGGCGACGTTCCTGACAAGGTTCGCCACCAAGGTGATGGTCCTGCACCGGCGCGACGAATTCCGCGCCTCGAAGATCATGCTGGAGCGGGCGCGCCGCAACCCGAAGATCGAATTTCACACCAACGTCATCGTCGAGGAGATCCTGGGCGAACTGCCCAAGCCCGGCGTGACCGGCGTGCGCCTGCGCGACGCCCGCAGCGGCGAGACGCGCGTCCTGCCAGTGGGCGGCGTGTTTGTGGCCATCGGGCACCAGCCGAACTCGCAGCTGTTCACGGGCGTGCTGGACATGGACGCCGCCGGATATTTGCTGACCCAGGCGGGATCGTCGGCGACGAAGATCCCGGGCGTGTTCGCCTGCGGCGACGTGGCCGATCACGTTTACCGCCAGGCCATCACCGCCGCCGGCACCGGCTGCATGGCGGCCATCGACGCCGAGCGGTTCCTGGCTCATTGA
- a CDS encoding alkaline phosphatase family protein has protein sequence MRFTKAIALLALLYPVAALAKDSRRHDELVDHVLLISVDGLHALDVARFVAHHPHSALAALSASGVTFSNARTPANSDSFPGLLALVTGGSPISHGVFYDVSYDRTLFDPANTTCAGQPGNTVVLDESIDLYNAASVSQNVIDPTKLPRRKNQHGQCVPVFPHDFIKSNTLFEVVRAAGGQTAWADKHPAYDLVNGPSGQGVVDLYTPEITNVGGADATTSVVCTVKNDQLKVAAILNQIRGRNHDGSKTPGVPALFGMNFQAVSVGQKLTKDNADGACADDTDPHINGQPGGYKDGSGTPSDVLTFGLEQTDKALQSMIDALKHHGLYDSTLFIVSAKHGQSPINPIKLNKPGHFGDLVAGLPGAAGDPAAQAIVSAANCATGACGWVMDDDVALIWLADQSQTDAVAAYLNTNAKPLFIDQVMAGADLRLRFNDPLTESRTPDIIVQPIYGTIYTTSGKKVAEHGGFSYGDTNVGLIVANPRLRGRVVKTPVATSQVAPTILESLGLDPDLLQAVQNEETPALPGFSWSR, from the coding sequence ATGCGCTTCACCAAAGCCATCGCTCTGCTCGCGCTTCTTTATCCTGTCGCCGCTCTGGCCAAGGACAGTCGCCGCCACGACGAACTGGTCGATCACGTGCTGCTGATCAGCGTCGACGGTCTGCACGCCCTGGACGTCGCCCGCTTCGTCGCCCACCACCCGCACTCGGCGCTGGCCGCGCTCAGCGCCAGCGGCGTCACCTTCAGCAACGCCCGCACGCCGGCGAACAGTGACTCGTTCCCCGGCCTTTTGGCCCTGGTCACCGGCGGCTCGCCGATCAGCCACGGCGTCTTCTATGACGTCAGCTATGACCGCACGCTGTTCGATCCCGCCAACACCACCTGCGCCGGCCAGCCCGGCAACACCGTGGTCCTCGACGAGAGCATCGACCTTTACAACGCCGCCAGCGTCTCCCAGAACGTCATCGACCCGACCAAGCTGCCGCGCCGCAAAAATCAACACGGCCAGTGCGTCCCGGTTTTTCCGCACGACTTCATCAAGAGCAACACCCTGTTCGAGGTGGTGCGCGCCGCCGGCGGCCAGACCGCCTGGGCCGACAAGCACCCGGCCTACGATCTGGTGAACGGCCCCTCGGGGCAGGGCGTGGTGGATCTCTACACGCCGGAGATCACCAACGTGGGCGGCGCCGACGCCACCACCAGCGTCGTCTGCACGGTGAAGAATGATCAGCTGAAGGTCGCCGCCATCCTCAACCAGATCCGCGGCCGCAACCACGACGGCAGCAAGACGCCCGGCGTGCCCGCCCTGTTCGGGATGAACTTCCAGGCCGTCAGCGTCGGACAGAAGCTGACCAAGGACAACGCCGACGGCGCCTGCGCCGACGACACCGACCCGCACATCAACGGCCAGCCCGGCGGATACAAGGACGGCAGCGGCACGCCCAGCGACGTGCTGACGTTTGGCCTGGAGCAGACCGACAAGGCGCTGCAGTCGATGATCGACGCCCTCAAGCACCACGGTCTTTACGATTCGACGCTGTTCATCGTCAGCGCCAAGCATGGCCAGTCGCCGATCAACCCGATCAAGCTGAACAAGCCGGGACACTTTGGCGATCTGGTAGCCGGGCTGCCCGGCGCCGCCGGTGATCCAGCGGCGCAGGCCATCGTCAGCGCCGCCAACTGCGCGACCGGCGCCTGCGGGTGGGTGATGGACGATGACGTGGCGCTGATCTGGCTGGCCGATCAATCCCAGACCGACGCCGTCGCCGCGTATCTGAACACCAACGCCAAACCGCTGTTCATCGACCAGGTGATGGCCGGCGCGGACCTGCGCCTGCGCTTCAACGACCCGCTGACCGAGAGCCGCACGCCGGACATCATCGTGCAGCCGATCTACGGGACGATCTACACCACCTCGGGCAAGAAGGTCGCCGAGCACGGCGGCTTCAGCTATGGCGACACCAACGTCGGGCTCATCGTGGCCAATCCGCGCCTGCGCGGCCGCGTCGTGAAGACCCCGGTGGCGACGTCGCAGGTGGCGCCGACGATTCTAGAATCGCTGGGGTTGGATCCGGACCTGCTGCAAGCGGTGCAGAACGAAGAGACGCCGGCGCTGCCGGGTTTCAGCTGGTCGCGCTGA
- a CDS encoding cyclic nucleotide-binding domain-containing protein: MSDTPDPDLDFREHEGPAASETDAAARATEPSRAAVVGTTIPPEQALELLSRINLFEGLQPSYLRRIASLGLEESYAANDVIFSEGAQGDKMYLILDGAVRISRQVPGMGEEALAVLKTGTYFGEMALIDDFPRSADARAHEACRLFVIRKEDMEDLLFVDRDLAYDLLWTFVRTLSTRLRSTNDKMTFLAVTNRF; encoded by the coding sequence GTGAGCGACACCCCCGATCCAGACCTCGACTTCCGCGAACACGAAGGCCCAGCAGCGTCGGAAACTGACGCGGCGGCGCGGGCCACCGAGCCTTCGCGCGCGGCCGTGGTGGGAACCACCATTCCGCCCGAACAGGCGCTTGAACTGCTGTCGCGGATCAACCTCTTCGAAGGCCTGCAGCCGAGTTACCTGCGGCGCATCGCCAGCCTGGGCCTGGAAGAAAGCTACGCCGCCAACGACGTCATCTTTTCGGAGGGCGCGCAGGGCGACAAGATGTACCTCATCCTCGACGGCGCCGTGCGCATCAGCCGCCAGGTGCCCGGCATGGGCGAGGAGGCGCTGGCCGTGCTGAAGACCGGCACCTACTTTGGTGAGATGGCCCTCATCGATGATTTCCCGCGCAGCGCCGACGCCCGCGCGCACGAAGCCTGCCGGCTGTTCGTCATCCGCAAGGAAGACATGGAAGACCTGCTGTTCGTCGACCGCGACCTGGCCTACGACCTTTTGTGGACGTTCGTGCGCACGCTGTCCACGCGCCTGCGTAGCACGAATGACAAGATGACCTTCCTGGCGGTGACGAACCGGTTCTGA
- the atpE gene encoding ATP synthase F0 subunit C, translating to MRRTSKLFATLTTLGIVALTLLVSSTAFAQSADAARMDRDKWLGIAAALAIGLSALGGAIGQGRAAGSALEGIARNPQASGKIFVPMIVGLALIESLVIYGLLIAFQLFGKIG from the coding sequence ATGCGCCGCACGTCCAAGCTGTTCGCCACCCTCACCACCCTCGGCATCGTTGCCCTGACCTTGCTGGTCAGCAGCACCGCCTTTGCCCAGTCGGCTGACGCCGCTCGCATGGACCGCGACAAGTGGCTGGGCATCGCCGCCGCGCTGGCGATTGGCCTGTCCGCGCTGGGTGGCGCCATCGGGCAGGGCCGCGCCGCTGGCTCGGCCCTGGAAGGCATCGCCCGCAACCCGCAGGCGTCAGGCAAGATCTTCGTCCCGATGATCGTCGGCTTGGCCCTGATCGAGTCGCTGGTCATCTACGGCCTGCTGATCGCTTTCCAGTTGTTCGGCAAGATCGGCTGA
- a CDS encoding nucleotide sugar dehydrogenase: MQERIAVIGLGYVGLPVALAFARKFPGTIGFDVNKEKVDELRRGFDRNQEVPESELKGSALTISSNIADLKAVTFFVIAVPTPVDHNNVPDLTPVVRASETVGKALNKGAVVVFESTVYPGVTEEVCGPILAKLSGLTQGKDFTLGYSPERINPGDKEHTLERIVKVVSGEDAATLDRVANAYGSIIEAGVHRASSIKVAEAAKVIENTQRDLNIALMNELAIIFERMNIRTADVLEAAGTKWNFLKFRPGLVGGHCIGVDPYYLTMKAQQLGYQPEVILAGRRINNNVGPYLAQQLVKMLINQGFPVKGARVGVLGLTFKEDCNDLRNSKVPDILAELRQFGIEALIHDSRGNPAEAKHEYGLTLSELERYKDLDGLIVAVSHKEYVQLGQTKLLGMVRDNGVFVDVKSVFAPAKMERGIRYWSL, encoded by the coding sequence ATGCAAGAGCGGATCGCAGTGATTGGTCTCGGATACGTCGGGCTACCGGTGGCGCTGGCTTTTGCGCGCAAGTTTCCGGGGACCATCGGCTTCGACGTCAACAAGGAGAAGGTCGACGAGCTCCGTCGTGGCTTCGACCGCAACCAAGAGGTGCCGGAGTCGGAGCTCAAGGGTTCGGCGCTGACCATCAGCAGTAACATCGCCGACCTCAAGGCAGTGACCTTCTTCGTCATCGCCGTGCCGACGCCGGTCGATCACAACAATGTCCCCGATCTGACGCCGGTGGTGCGCGCGTCCGAGACCGTGGGCAAGGCCCTCAACAAGGGCGCGGTGGTCGTCTTCGAATCGACGGTGTACCCGGGCGTCACGGAGGAAGTTTGCGGCCCGATTCTCGCGAAACTGTCCGGCCTAACGCAGGGCAAAGATTTCACGCTTGGTTATTCTCCCGAGCGCATCAACCCCGGCGACAAGGAACACACGCTGGAGCGCATCGTGAAGGTCGTGTCGGGCGAAGACGCCGCCACGCTGGACCGGGTGGCGAACGCCTACGGTTCGATCATCGAGGCCGGCGTGCACCGGGCGTCGTCGATCAAGGTCGCCGAGGCGGCCAAGGTCATCGAGAACACCCAGCGCGATCTGAACATCGCCCTCATGAACGAGCTGGCAATCATCTTCGAACGCATGAACATCCGCACCGCCGACGTGCTCGAGGCGGCGGGTACGAAATGGAACTTCCTCAAGTTCCGTCCCGGCCTGGTGGGCGGCCACTGCATCGGCGTCGATCCGTATTACCTGACGATGAAGGCGCAGCAGCTGGGCTATCAGCCCGAGGTGATCCTGGCCGGCCGCCGCATCAACAACAACGTCGGGCCGTATCTCGCCCAGCAGCTGGTGAAGATGCTGATCAACCAGGGCTTCCCGGTCAAAGGCGCGCGGGTTGGCGTGCTGGGCCTGACCTTCAAGGAAGACTGCAACGACCTGCGCAACAGCAAGGTGCCGGACATCCTGGCCGAGCTCCGCCAGTTCGGGATCGAAGCGCTGATTCACGACAGCCGCGGCAACCCTGCGGAGGCCAAGCACGAATATGGCCTGACGCTGAGCGAGCTCGAGCGCTACAAAGATCTCGACGGTCTGATCGTCGCCGTCAGCCACAAGGAGTACGTGCAGCTGGGCCAGACCAAGCTCCTCGGCATGGTGCGTGACAACGGCGTCTTCGTCGACGTCAAGAGCGTGTTCGCGCCGGCGAAGATGGAACGCGGAATCCGGTATTGGAGCTTGTGA
- the ychF gene encoding redox-regulated ATPase YchF — MAISCGIVGLPNVGKSTLFNALSAAGAAVANYPFCTIEPNVGVVPVPDPRLDALVALYHPKSVVAATVNFVDIAGLVRGASKGEGLGNQFLANIRETDAIAHVVRCFEDDNIVHVDSRIDPIADVGTIDTELCLKDLETVEKRIDRAKKALKGPAPKEEKLILEICERVRAGLDAGKPARAQGLNADEQALLREASLLTLKKVFYVANVSEKQIDNPDVEPHVRALKAHAATENAPVVVICAAAEAEIASLDAADRPAFLETLGLKEPGLHAVARTAYHLLDLITFLTAGEDECRAWTIKRGYKAPQAAGAIHTDFERGFIKAEVIWWEDLIKYGSEAACRANAKLALEGKDYVVKDGDVIHFKFNV, encoded by the coding sequence ATGGCTATTTCCTGCGGCATCGTCGGCTTGCCGAACGTCGGCAAGTCGACGCTGTTCAACGCGCTGTCGGCGGCCGGGGCCGCGGTGGCGAACTATCCCTTCTGCACCATCGAGCCGAACGTCGGCGTGGTGCCGGTGCCCGACCCTCGGTTGGACGCGCTGGTGGCGCTGTACCACCCGAAGTCCGTGGTCGCGGCGACCGTGAACTTCGTCGACATCGCCGGCCTGGTGCGCGGCGCTTCGAAGGGCGAGGGCCTGGGCAATCAATTTTTGGCCAACATCCGCGAGACCGACGCCATCGCCCACGTGGTGCGCTGCTTTGAAGACGACAACATCGTCCACGTCGACAGCCGCATCGATCCGATCGCCGACGTCGGCACCATCGACACTGAACTTTGTCTCAAAGACCTCGAGACCGTCGAGAAGCGCATCGACCGGGCGAAGAAGGCCTTGAAGGGCCCGGCGCCCAAAGAAGAGAAGTTGATTCTGGAGATCTGCGAGCGCGTGCGCGCTGGCCTCGACGCTGGCAAGCCGGCGCGCGCGCAAGGCTTGAACGCCGACGAGCAGGCGCTGCTGCGCGAGGCCAGCCTGCTGACCCTGAAGAAGGTCTTCTACGTCGCCAACGTTTCGGAAAAGCAGATCGACAACCCCGACGTCGAGCCGCACGTGCGCGCGCTGAAGGCCCACGCCGCGACGGAGAACGCGCCGGTGGTGGTGATCTGCGCGGCAGCGGAGGCGGAGATCGCGTCGCTGGACGCCGCCGACCGCCCGGCCTTTCTGGAGACGCTGGGCCTCAAGGAACCGGGCCTGCACGCGGTGGCGCGCACGGCGTATCACCTGCTGGATTTGATCACGTTCCTCACCGCCGGCGAAGACGAATGCCGGGCCTGGACCATCAAGCGCGGCTACAAGGCCCCGCAAGCCGCCGGCGCCATCCACACCGACTTCGAGCGCGGCTTCATCAAGGCCGAGGTTATCTGGTGGGAAGACCTGATCAAGTACGGCTCGGAAGCCGCCTGCCGCGCCAACGCCAAGCTGGCCCTTGAAGGCAAGGACTACGTCGTCAAAGACGGCGACGTCATCCACTTCAAGTTCAACGTCTAG